Part of the Desulfovibrio litoralis DSM 11393 genome, TCTGAAATATCTTTTATGCAACCTTATGTTTCACAGGATCATACTTTTGTCGGTACTATGGTGGCTCGCATAAAAGATAAACAAGGCGAGGTGGTTGGTGTTGTCGGAATTGACTTTGATTTATCAGGGTTATTAGATAAATTAAACAATATTTTACCGAGAGATAAAAGCTATCTTATTGTTTTAGACCAAACTGAAACTGTGATTTCCGATTTTAGTAATCCATATAATGCGGGAAAAACAGTAAAAGACCTAAATAATCCTTTTTTGAACAAAATTGCGAGTACAAAAGAAGGTTTTTTTGAACATAAAGTAGAAAATCAGCTTTTTAATGTAAATGTTTTTACTTCCAAATCAACAGGTTGGATTATTGCTGTTGTAGAAAAATCTTCTAAGAAAAACTGGTTTGCTTTTTAAGCTCTTTCATGTTGCAATAATTTTTGTTGAAATATTCTTTGATTTGGGTAAGTAAGGGGTTAAGCGACTTTGTCGCTTTATTATAATGTTAATTTATTTCCTTAAAAGAGAGTTTTATGAATATTATAGCTATTATTCCCGCTAGAATGGGTTCAAGTCGTTTTCCTGATAAACCCATGAAAGACATTCATGGTATGCCGATGATTGGGCATGTTGCCTTGCGTACTGCTATGAGTAAAAACTTGAGTGCAACTTATGTTGCGACTTGTGATACTGTTATTAAAGATTGGTGTGAAGCCAACAATATTAAGGCAATAATGACAAAAGATACTCATACTCGTTGCACTGACCGTACTGCCGAAGCTATGTTGAAAATTGAACAAGAAACAGGCAAAAAAGCAGATATTGTGGTGATGGTGCAGGGCGATGAGCCAATGGTAACCCCTCAAATGATTGATGCGGCGATAGATGCTATGTTGTCTAATCCTGAGATCAAAGTTGTTAACTTAATGGCAGAAATGAAAACGGTTGAAGAGTTTGAAGATCCAAATGAAGTTAAAGTTGTAACCGACTTACAGAATAATGCTTTATATTTTTCGCGTGAGCCAATTCCTTCTCGCAAAAAAGGTACTACTATCGTACCAATGCAAAAACAAGTTTGTATTATTCCGTTTCGCAGGGATTATCTTTTAGAATTTAACAGCTTACCGGAAGCACCTTTAGAAATTATTGAAAGCGTTGATATGATGCGTATTCTTGAAAATGGCGAAAAAGTAAAAATGGTTCCGATAACCGAAAGCTCTCTGTCTGTTGATACTCCGTCTGATTTAGAGCGTGTTAAGCTTGCAATGAAAAATGATAAGCTTATGCCTTTATATCTAAAATAGTTTTTATGAATATTAAAAAGCGTATGACGCTTCATTTTGAAGAGGGATTAAAATTTATCGGAAACTGCCTTCCGATGAGTTTAGGTATGTTGTGGCGAAGATTTTTATATGGTTTTTTTTTGCAACAAAGTGGCAGTAAGTTAAGAGTTGGTTCAGCCGTTAGCATTCAAGGTTTAAAAAATATTATTCTTGGCAATAATGTCAGTTTTAACCGATTTTCCTCATTATATGCCTCTCGTGGAGAAATAAA contains:
- the kdsB gene encoding 3-deoxy-manno-octulosonate cytidylyltransferase, producing MNIIAIIPARMGSSRFPDKPMKDIHGMPMIGHVALRTAMSKNLSATYVATCDTVIKDWCEANNIKAIMTKDTHTRCTDRTAEAMLKIEQETGKKADIVVMVQGDEPMVTPQMIDAAIDAMLSNPEIKVVNLMAEMKTVEEFEDPNEVKVVTDLQNNALYFSREPIPSRKKGTTIVPMQKQVCIIPFRRDYLLEFNSLPEAPLEIIESVDMMRILENGEKVKMVPITESSLSVDTPSDLERVKLAMKNDKLMPLYLK